The following coding sequences are from one Coffea arabica cultivar ET-39 chromosome 11e, Coffea Arabica ET-39 HiFi, whole genome shotgun sequence window:
- the LOC113719583 gene encoding uncharacterized protein: MQTESALSVLGSRPMEISTVPNIGPDTNGKQRKSSLESPIMLLTGHQSAIYTMKFDPAGNIIASGSHDKEIFLWNVHGDCKNYMVLKGHKNAVLDVQWTTDGLTIVSASPDKTIRAWDVETGKQIKKMAEHSSFVNSCCPARRGPPLIVTGSDDGTAKLWDMRQRGAIQTFPDKYQITAVSFSDASDKIYSGGIDNDVKVWDLRRNEVTMTLQGHQDMITGMQLSPDGSYLLTNGMDCTLRIWDMRPYAPQNRCVKILEGHQHNFEKNLLKCSWSSDGSKVTAGSSDRMVYVWDTTSRRILYKLPGHTGSINECVFHPSEPVIGSCSSDKQIYLGEI; the protein is encoded by the coding sequence ATGCAAACTGAAAGTGCTCTCTCTGTGCTTGGTTCAAGGCCAATGGAAATATCTACTGTTCCAAATATTGGTCCTGATACTAATGGAAAGCAGCGAAAATCAAGTTTGGAATCACCTATAATGCTGCTGACTGGCCATCAAAGTGCCATCTATACAATGAAGTTCGATCCAGCAGGAAACATCATTGCATCTGGTTCTCATGATAAAGAAATATTTCTGTGGAATGTACACGGTGATTGCAAAAACTACATGGTTTTGAAAGGACACAAGAATGCAGTTTTGGATGTACAGTGGACTACTGATGGCTTGACAATAGTCTCAGCTAGCCCAGACAAGACAATTAGGGCATGGGATGTTGAGACCGGAAAACAGATAAAAAAGATGGCAGAACACTCCTCCTTTGTAAATTCTTGTTGTCCTGCTCGAAGAGGTCCTCCTTTAATTGTCACTGGATCTGACGATGGTACTGCTAAACTTTGGGATATGCGTCAAAGGGGTGCAATACAAACTTTTCCAGATAAGTACCAAATTACTGCAGTGAGTTTTTCTGATGCATCTGATAAGATTTACAGTGGAGGTATAGACAACGATGTCAAAGTTTGGGATTTGCGAAGAAATGAAGTTACTATGACACTTCAAGGCCATCAGGATATGATAACTGGTATGCAGTTAAGTCCAGATGGTTCGTATCTTCTTACTAATGGCATGGACTGTACACTTCGCATATGGGATATGCGTCCATATGCCCCTCAGAACCGATGTGTGAAGATTTTAGAAGGTCACCAGCACAATTTTGAAAAGAACTTGTTGAAATGCAGCTGGTCATCTGATGGAAGCAAGGTCACAGCTGGAAGTTCTGACCGCATGGTTTACGTATGGGATACAACTTCTCGGCGTATACTGTATAAACTTCCTGGTCATACTGGATCCATAAATGAATGTGTCTTCCATCCTAGTGAACCTGTTATTGGTTCTTGCAGTAGTGATAAGCAGATTTATCTTGGTGAGATATGA
- the LOC113718285 gene encoding uncharacterized protein, with protein sequence MACLDFDASKVLKKMVSMRNGARYLDFVIKERRKYVEWVDKVLLQPDKSLALDYLRVAFYLDNFYGDETHNWLQHAFARRVQRLELDLFPDDGPPSSPESYTFDCVFLRCSSGKSQPGYPEIHHHAQIGFKSLRALSLKSLNVTVEVLEFFFINCPFLERLVVGGSSVLINLRVCGPSIALKYLEVCSCLRLQSIIVSDTNLVSLKTTAAHHLLLQNVPMLVNRNHLFIWVSWYSLNLVRYVISWLFCCLSQLEIITLRAKELQVSQEKGIVHELPQLTNPKEFVLIDFASKDESLIGFTSLIRASPSLEKFVLKLESWWNDMVRGDRKLKKAASFPLQHLKVVQLLGYYGRRSEPQLVEYFLENAIVLMIRVNSIRPKRARKRSGKRSRKS encoded by the exons ATGGCTTGCCTTGATTTTGATGCTTCGAAAGTGCTAAAGAAGATGGTCTCAATGCGCAACGGGGCAAGGTATCTGGACTTTGTTATAAAGGAAAGGCGTAAGTATGTTGAATGGGTTGACAAGGTGCTGCTCCAACCAGACAAGTCTTTGGCATTAGATTATTTGAGAGTTGCTTTTTATTTGGACAATTTTTATGGAGATGAGACTCATAACTGGCTTCAGCATGCATTTGCAAGGAGAGTGCAAAGGCTAGAATTGGACCTGTTTCCAGATGATGGCCCGCCTTCTTCTCCAGAATCATATACTTTTGATTGTGTATTTCTTCGCTGTAGCAGTGGCAAATCTCAACCTGGTTACCCTGAAATCCATCATCATGCACAGATTGGCTTCAAGTCCCTTAGAGCATTGAGTTTGAAGAGTCTGAATGTAACTGTGGAGGTACTAGAATTTTTCTTTATCAACTGTCCATTTCTTGAGCGCCTGGTAGTGGGGGGCTCTTCAGTTTTGATCAACCTTCGAGTTTGTGGTCCATCTATTGCCTTGAAATATCTGGAGGTATGCAGCTGTTTGAGGTTACAATCCATTATTGTCAGCGACACAAATTTAGTCTCCCTTAAAACTACTGCAGCACATCATCTTTTACTTCAGAATGTCCCCATGCTTGTGAAT AGAAATCACCTCTTCATATGGGTTTCTTGGTATTCTCTTAACTTGGTTAGGTATGTCATTTCTTGGCTTTTTTGCTGCTTGTCACAACTAGAGATTATTACTTTACGTGCCAAAGAGCTTCAAGTTTCACAGGAAAAAGGAATTGTTCATGAGCTTCCTCAACTTACCAATCCGAAGGAGTTCGTCTTAATAGATTTTGCATCAAAAGATGaaagtttgattggatttactTCTTTGATCAGGGCTTCGCCCAGCTTGGAGAAGTTTGTGCTGAAGTTGGAATCATGGTGGAATGATATGGTTAGGGGAgatagaaagttgaagaaagcTGCCAGCTTTCCGCTCCAACATTTGAAAGTGGTTCAGTTACTTGGATACTATGGTCGCAGAAGTGAACCACAGCTTGTTGAATACTTCCTCGAGAATGCTATTGTCCTCATGATCCGCGTAAATTCAATTCGCCCAAAACGCGCAAGGAAAAGAAGCGGGAAAAGAAGTAGGAAAAGTTAG